A window of the Enoplosus armatus isolate fEnoArm2 chromosome 5, fEnoArm2.hap1, whole genome shotgun sequence genome harbors these coding sequences:
- the LOC139285229 gene encoding inositol polyphosphate 5-phosphatase K-like: MDEISRLLGTTGRVRSDSLSSDATQSTGSKLVLRHRLNQLMTCMDDLDPKNELHEKVVKTLDNAFLICGKRANKPKKNSFRLHMVTWNVATADPPDDVASLLHVNSPKSPDIYVIGLQEVYSRPLRFVSDIVFDDPWSQVFMSTLAPRQYVKVSSIRMQGLLLLFFSKLEHVPFIRDIQATYTRTGVFGYWGNKGGVSVRLSFYGHMLCFLNCHLAAHMKYATERVDEFEYIMDTQTFDCKKAPRIVDHRLVFWFGDLNFRIQDHGMHFVRSCINNQTYNLLWSKDQLTMMKKKEQMLQEFEEGPLDFQPTYKFDLNSDTYDSSGKKRKPAWTDRILWRLQPKAPPPDEQDEGGVGLDVKKVRQLEEDEEYPLKIRQNLYTSNMEYSVSDHKPVIGVFTLELRKMYGTPLVSLKPEGDWSADIDAMVLYSPLQPFPSSTWDWIGLYKVGFTSVSDYVTYTWVKDDEVAFNEEVIQVYVSKEEIPVRGGECVLCYYSNTLQCIIGISEPFKVHESKVAIEEGLVPEKINGLDKTVASEDLWN; the protein is encoded by the exons ATGGATGAAATCAGTCGGCTGTTAGGCACCACAGGGCGCGTCCGCTCTGACAGCCTTTCCAGTGATGCCACGCAGTCGACAGGAAGCAAACTGGTTCTGCGTCATCGGCTCAACCAGCTGATGACCTGCATGGATGACTTGGACCCCAAAAACGAGCTGCACGAGAAAGTGGTCAAGACCCTGGATAACGCCTTCCTCATCTGTGGCAAGAGGGCCAACAAGCCGAAAAAGAACAGTTTCAG GCTACACATGGTGACGTGGAACGTGGCCACAGCTGATCCTCCAGATGACGTGGCCTCACTTCTTCACGTGAACTCCCCAAAGAGCCCAGACATCTACGTCATCGG CTTGCAGGAGGTGTACTCGAGGCCATTGAGATTTGTGTCAGACATTGTATTCGATGACCCATGGAGTCAAGTGTTTATGTCCACCTTGGCACCACGGCAATATGTCAAG GTGTCATCCATCAGGATGCAgggtctgctgctgctcttcttctcaAAACTGGAACACGTCCCTTTCATCAGAGACATCCAGGCCACCTACACTCGCACAGGTGTTTTTGGTTACTGG GGTAACAAAGGTGGcgtgtctgtccgtctgtctttctATGGCCACATGCTCTGTTTCCTCAACTGTCACTTGGCTGCTCACATGAAATATGCCACAGAGAGAGTGGACGAGTTTGAGTACATCATGGACACGCAGACCTTTGACTGTAAAAAGGCTCCAAGAATTGTTGACCACAG GCTGGTGTTCTGGTTTGGAGATCTCAACTTCCGAATCCAGGACCACGGCATGCACTTTGTTCGCTCCTGTATCAACAATCAAACCTACAACCTGCTGTGGAGCAAAGACCAG TTGACtatgatgaagaagaaagaacagaTGCTCCAGGAGTTTGAGGAAGGACCTCTTGACTTTCAACCCACGTACAAGTTTGACTTAAACTCTGATACTTACGACAGCAG CGGTAAGAAGCGGAAACCCGCCTGGACCGACAGGATTCTGTGGCGGCTGCAACCCAAAGCCCCGCCCCCTGACGAGCAAGATGAAGGCGGGGTTGGACTGGATGTGAAGAAGGTCAGGCAGctggaagaggatgaggagtaCCCGCTGAAGATCAGGCAGAACTTGTACACCAGCAACATGGAGTACAGCGTCAGTGACCACAAGCCTGTCATCGGCGTCTTCACGCTGGAG CTGAGGAAGATGTACGGGACTCCTCTGGTGAGTCTGAAGCCAGAGGGCGACTGGAGCGCAGACATTGATGCTATGGTTCTCTACAGCCCTCTGCAGCCGTTCCCCTCCAGTACGTGGGACTGGATCGGGCTCTATAAG GTTGGATTCACCAGTGTGTCGGACTACGTCACCTACACGTGGGTCAAAGACGACGAAGTGGCCTTCAATGAAGAAGTCATCCAG GTCTATGTAAGTAAAGAGGAAATCCCTGTGCGGGGAGGAGAGTGTGTGCTGTGCTACTACAGTAATACTCTGCAGTGCATCATTGGAATTAGTGAACCATTCAAG GTCCACGAGTCCAAGGTTGCCATTGAGGAAGGCTTGGTGCCTGAGAAGATCAACGGACTTGACAAGACCGTTGCGAGTGAAGACCTTTGGAACTGA
- the xaf1 gene encoding XIAP-associated factor 1 isoform X2, which translates to MDKKDATRTCGQCHREVAEANFALHETHCSRFLCVCPDCDEAVPRDQLNQHREEQHTQVRCSKCNQKMERCYLKDHESDECVERLQSCQFCELEMPCKELDEHQLVCGSRTELCRDCGRYVTLRDQPGHSLTCSATDNGSGPPQTTSKLPPNKKITVSCGRCMAPFPAEDIEEHELECVPATRRHDEEAESEEEESEDEGDFSRQGPTSWLSSAYKATTLSDRSGIGPWGDGGDPDQISTCPHCHLALPLFTLRWHKVKCQIHLLLK; encoded by the exons ATGGATAAGAAGGACGCAACGCGCACCTGCGGCCAATG cCACAGAGAGGTTGCAGAGGCCAACTTCGCTCTGCACGAAACGCACTGCAGCCGCTTCTTATGTGTTTGTCCTGACTGTGATGAAGCTGTTCCCAGAGATCAACTGAACcaacacagagaggaacagcACACCCag GTGAGATGCTCCAAGTGTAACCAGAAGATGGAACGTTGTTACCTAAAGGATCATGAG TCTGATGAGTGTGTGGAGCGTCTGCAGAGCTGTCAGTTCTGCGAGCTGGAGATGCCATGCAAGGAGCTGGACGAACACCAACTGGTCTGTGGGAGTCGCACCGAGCTCTGCAGGGACTGCGGCCGCTACGTCACCCTGCGGGATCAGCCCGGGCACAGCCTGACCTGCTCAGCCACTGACAATGGCTCAGGTCCTCCTCAAACTACCAGCAAACTACCACCAAACAAGA aaatAACAGTGAGTTGTGGCAGATGCATGGCACCATTTCCAGCTGAGGACATAGAGGAACATGAG CTGGAGTGTGTTCCAGCAACCAGACGGCATGATGAAGAGGCTgagtcagaggaggaagagagtgaggaTGAGGGCGATTTCTCCAGGCAGGGGCCCACTTCTTGGCTAAGCAGCGCCTATAAGGCAACCACCCTGTCAGACAGATCCGGCATTGGTCCCTGGGGTGATGGAGGTGACCCAGACCAGATCAGCACCTGCCCCCACTGTCATCTGGCCCTGCCCCTGTTCACACTACGGTGGCATAAG gTGAAGTGCCAAATCCACCTTCTCttgaaatag
- the xaf1 gene encoding XIAP-associated factor 1 isoform X1, giving the protein MDKKDATRTCGQCHREVAEANFALHETHCSRFLCVCPDCDEAVPRDQLNQHREEQHTQVRCSKCNQKMERCYLKDHESDECVERLQSCQFCELEMPCKELDEHQLVCGSRTELCRDCGRYVTLRDQPGHSLTCSATDNGSGPPQTTSKLPPNKTEITVSCGRCMAPFPAEDIEEHELECVPATRRHDEEAESEEEESEDEGDFSRQGPTSWLSSAYKATTLSDRSGIGPWGDGGDPDQISTCPHCHLALPLFTLRWHKVKCQIHLLLK; this is encoded by the exons ATGGATAAGAAGGACGCAACGCGCACCTGCGGCCAATG cCACAGAGAGGTTGCAGAGGCCAACTTCGCTCTGCACGAAACGCACTGCAGCCGCTTCTTATGTGTTTGTCCTGACTGTGATGAAGCTGTTCCCAGAGATCAACTGAACcaacacagagaggaacagcACACCCag GTGAGATGCTCCAAGTGTAACCAGAAGATGGAACGTTGTTACCTAAAGGATCATGAG TCTGATGAGTGTGTGGAGCGTCTGCAGAGCTGTCAGTTCTGCGAGCTGGAGATGCCATGCAAGGAGCTGGACGAACACCAACTGGTCTGTGGGAGTCGCACCGAGCTCTGCAGGGACTGCGGCCGCTACGTCACCCTGCGGGATCAGCCCGGGCACAGCCTGACCTGCTCAGCCACTGACAATGGCTCAGGTCCTCCTCAAACTACCAGCAAACTACCACCAAACAAGA cagaaatAACAGTGAGTTGTGGCAGATGCATGGCACCATTTCCAGCTGAGGACATAGAGGAACATGAG CTGGAGTGTGTTCCAGCAACCAGACGGCATGATGAAGAGGCTgagtcagaggaggaagagagtgaggaTGAGGGCGATTTCTCCAGGCAGGGGCCCACTTCTTGGCTAAGCAGCGCCTATAAGGCAACCACCCTGTCAGACAGATCCGGCATTGGTCCCTGGGGTGATGGAGGTGACCCAGACCAGATCAGCACCTGCCCCCACTGTCATCTGGCCCTGCCCCTGTTCACACTACGGTGGCATAAG gTGAAGTGCCAAATCCACCTTCTCttgaaatag
- the tekt1 gene encoding tektin-1: MSVPERSPHHGAGPNLESIEVMRNHSELFRAECLRLILETDKESKRMQNDDNKRLDQQVRDIEFLKKELELKLEEIIVETDDLIGVKARVVKALEACKEPLRVTVLCQEERMKRLPSERLHDEVNRELLKEREVIEGVASLLQRVEEQITEQTRLNRSAKYQLEQDLKEKFEAHCIDNSCALMTTHSINNLQKSKNTKTVLPSLAVTPEQWENISDINIAKAEQQKTNSVSLRALVESLLEQTAADAQRQVQATTAAFQLNVQEIKSVKSQMEDQLAKILSEFASQQRVREDLQVAITENGQALSLAQARLALRCQRPAKEQCHDSAQSQLLAEVQQLTANITKLREAVVQSVEEQRALVRCQLELQENIEIKASSLYIDEVICTQHREPIVIHNF; this comes from the exons ATGTCTGTCCCGGAGCGCAGTCCCCACCACGGTGCTGGACCCAATCTAGAGAGTATTGAGGTTATGCGGAACCACTCAGAGCTCTTCAGAGCAGAATGCTTGAGGCTGATCTTGGAAACTGACAAAGAAAGCAAACGCATGCAAAATGATGACAACAAGCGACTAG ATCAGCAGGTCAGAGACATCGAGTTTCTGAAGAAGGAGTTGGAGCTGAAGTTGGAGGAGATTATTGTGGAGACTGATGACCTCATAGGGGTGAAAGCCAGAGTGGTGAAAGCCCTGGAGGCTTGCAAAGAGCCTCTGAGAGTCACTGTTCTCTGTCAGGAGGAGAG AATGAAACGTCTCCCCTCAGAGAGGCTGCATGATGAGGTgaacagagagctgctgaaGGAGAGGGAGGTTATTGAGGGCGTGGCTTCCCTTCTGCAACGTGTAGAAGAGCAAATCACTGAGCAGACACG GTTGAACCGATCTGCCAAGTACCAGCTAGAGCAGGATCTGAAAGAGAAATTTGAGGCTCACTGCATCGACAACTCCTGTGCCTTAATGACCACCCATTCCATCAACAACCTGCAGAAgtccaaaaacaccaaaacagttCTGCCGAG cttGGCAGTGACTCCAGAGCAGTGGGAGAACATCTCAGACATCAACATAGCTAAAGCGGAGCAGCAGAAGACCAACTCTGTGTCCCTGCGGGCCCTGGTGGAGTCTCTCCTGGAGCAGACGGCCGCTGACGCGCAGAGGCAGGTCCAGGCCACAACAGCTGCCTTTCAGCTGAACGTCCAGGAGATCAAGTCTGTCAAGAGCCAGATGGAGGATCAACTGGCCAAG ATTCTGTCTGAGTTTGCcagccagcagagggtcagAGAGGATCTCCAAGTGGCCATCACAGAGAATGGGCAGGCTCTGAGTTTGGCGCAGGCCCGGCTGGCTTTGCGCTGCCAAAGGCCTGCCAAAGAGCAATGTCACGATTCAGCACAGTCCCAGCTCCTCGCAGAGGTCCAGCAGCTCACTGCAAACATCACAAA ACTGCGTGAGGCCGTGGTCCAGTcagtggaggagcagagggctCTGGTTCGCTgccagctggagctgcaggaaaACATCGAGATCAAGGCCAGCTCTCTCTACATCGACGAGGTCATCTGCACCCAGCACAGGGAGCCCATTGTCATTCATAACTTCTGA